The following is a genomic window from Deinococcus betulae.
GCTCGCCAGGCACGAGCAGCTGTGGGACGGCCACCTCGTCCCCACCTTTTCCATGACCGTGTTCGCCCTCAACATGAGCCGCGCGGCCAACGGCGTCTCCGAACTGCACGGGGAAGTCAGCCGCGACATGTGGAAGTTCCTGTACGAGGGCGCCGAACCCGAGGAAGTGCCCATCGGCCACGTCACCAACGGGGCGCACAATCTCACCTTCACCAGTCAGGCCATGCGCGACCTGCTGTCCACGGTGTTGCCTGCCGACTGGACCGAGCGCCTGGAAGACGAGGCGATGTGGGCCGCCGTGGAAGGCCTGAGTGACGAGCAGCTGCGCGACGTGCAGCGCGACATGAAGCGCGAGATGATTGCCTTCGTGCGCGCCCGCGTGCGTGAGCAGAAACTGCGCAACGGGGCCTCGGCCGCCGATGTGGCCGCCACCGGCACCCTGCTGGATGAGAACACCGTCACCATCGGGTTTGCGCGCCGCTTTGCCACCTACAAGCGCGCCACGCTGCTGTTCCGCGACCGCGAGCGCCTGAGCCGCATCGTCAACCACCCCGAGCGCCCGGTGCAGTTTGTGTTTGCGGGCAAGGCCCACCCCGCCGACAACCCCGGCAAGGCGTTCATTCAGGAAATTTACCGCATGAGCCAGGAGCCCGAATTCCGGGGCAAGATTGTCATTCTGGAAAATTACGACATGAACGTGGCCCGTCACCTCGTGCAGGGCGTGGATATCTGGCTGAACAACCCCCGGCGTCCACTGGAAGCTTCGGGCACCAGCGGCATGAAGGCCAGTTTTAACGGCAGCCCCAACTTCAGCGTGCTGGACGGCTGGTGGCGCGAAGGCTACGACGGCACCAACGGCTGGCCGATTGGCGAGGAGCGCGAATACGCCGACCTGAACGTGCAGGACGACGCCGACGCCTACAGCCTCTACCAGACGCTGGAAACCGAAATCGCGCCGCGCTATTACGGCACCCCGACCGGTGAGAATTCCTGGGCCGATACGGTGCGCCGCGCCATTCAGACGGTCAGCCCGCGCTTTTCCATGCAGCGTCAGGTCATTGACTACGTGCAGGGCTACTACCTGCCGATTGGCGAACGCGGCGCCGAACTGGCCGAGAACAGCAGCGCCCGCGCCCGCGAGATTGCGGGCTGGAAAGGCTGGGTGCGCCAGCAGTGGAACTACACGACCCTGACGGCCCAGGCCCAGCTGCCCGCCACCACCCAGCCGGGGCAGACGGTGCCTGTCAGCGCGCAGGTCAATCCGGCCGGCATCAACCTCAACGAGCTGCGCGTAGAGGCAGTGCTGAACCGGGGCGGCCACCTGACCCGCTTTCCCCTGAAGAGCCAGGGCGACGGCCGCTTCAGCGCCGATGTGCCGCTGAATGAAAGTGGCCTGTATTCCGTGGGCGTGCGGATGCTGCCGGTTATCGAGGGCCTGAGCAACGACCTCGAAGCGGGCCTGATGAAGTGGGCCTGAGCTAAAGCCGCTTGAGGGCCGCCCGGCACTGTGCTGGGCGGCCCTCGTCATGGGGCTATGACGAAAGGAAGACAGAGGAGGGTCATCAGGTGAGGCCTCAGGGCCGGGCTTGTCAGCGGCCCTCGGCGTCAGTCAGCTCTGCCTGGCCTCTTGCTACGGCTCTTTGCTGAGTTCACACAGGTCAGCGCCGCCCAGTGATTCCCCTGGGCGGCGCTGCTCTCTGTACCTTTACTTGTTCTGAGACAGGCGTTCCAGCACCAGGCGGCTGACCGTCTTCAGGGTTTCAAAGACGCCCACACCTTTGTCGGACATGGCCTCAAACAGTTGCAGTTCCTGCTTGGGGTCAATGACCGCGCGGATCATGGCGGTGGGCAGGGCGTCGGGCAGGTCGCGCTTGTTGATTTGCAGCACGATGGGCACGTCGCGCACGTCAATGCCGTGTTCCTGCAGGTTTTCGCGCAGGTTGCGCATGCTTTCGGCGTTGGCGCGCAGGCGGTTGGGCGCACTGTCAGCCACGAACACGATGCCGTCCACGCCGCGCAAAATCAGCTTGCGGCTGGCGTTGTAAAACACCTGGCCGGGCACGGTGTACAGGTGAAAGCGGGTCTTGAAGCCCTGTACGCTGCCGAGGTCCAGCGGCAGAAAGTCGAAGAACAGGGTGCGCTCGTCCTCGGTGGCCAGAGACACCATCTCGCCGCGCAGGTGGCCGGGGACCTTGGAAAAGACGTGTTTGAGGTTGGTGGTCTTGCCACTCATACCGGGGCCGTAATACACAATCTTGCAGTTGATTTCACGCGCAGCGAAGTTGATGGTACTCATGGAAGTCCTCCTGGGGCGGGGAAGAAGGGGTTAACCGAGCAGGTCGTCAAGGAGCGAAGCCGCGCCCTGGCTGAAGTCGTCGCCCAGTTGCACCGGGGGAATGTCCTTGAGTTCTTCGAGGATGGCCGCAATCTGCGTGATGGTCTTCTTGGCGTATACCTTGACCTTGCCCAGCGGCACACTGGCGTCAAAAATCAGGGTCAGCAGAGAGTCGGTGCCCACCGATTCCACGTACAGGGTGCCGTTCTCGCCCTGGTGAATCTGCTCGCTGAAGGTGCGCTCGCCCAGCATGTTGGCCAGGGCGGCGGTGGCGGCGGCGTTGCTGGCCACCAGGGTCGCCACGCTGTCCAGCGCCGGGGGGCGGGGCGCCCACAGCGCTTCTTTGTGAGACAGCACGAAGCCCTTGCGGTCCACGAGCA
Proteins encoded in this region:
- the glgP gene encoding alpha-glucan family phosphorylase, producing MNVIGKVTVLPQLPGSIARLSELAYNLYWSWTPHVQALYETLDPSLWERFQRNPVRTLLEVPQARLQAVAADPAYLARYAQVMKDFDAYMGKADTWASRKAPDLKPVAYFSMEYGFHESLPIYSGGLGVLAGDHCKSASDLGLPFTAVGMLFHQGYFRQLFDKDGWQNEAYDELDLTTLPITPARTAGGEEARVQVRIGDREVQVRVWNLNVGRIRVLLLDTNVPENSEDDRKLTARLYGGNQELRVQQYVLLGVAGIRALRALNIPGEVYHMNEGHAALLGLERMREYVAQGLEFRTAVETVAASTLFTTHTPVPAGNDAFGYDLMDRYLGKWPGLLNTTRDELYALARHEQLWDGHLVPTFSMTVFALNMSRAANGVSELHGEVSRDMWKFLYEGAEPEEVPIGHVTNGAHNLTFTSQAMRDLLSTVLPADWTERLEDEAMWAAVEGLSDEQLRDVQRDMKREMIAFVRARVREQKLRNGASAADVAATGTLLDENTVTIGFARRFATYKRATLLFRDRERLSRIVNHPERPVQFVFAGKAHPADNPGKAFIQEIYRMSQEPEFRGKIVILENYDMNVARHLVQGVDIWLNNPRRPLEASGTSGMKASFNGSPNFSVLDGWWREGYDGTNGWPIGEEREYADLNVQDDADAYSLYQTLETEIAPRYYGTPTGENSWADTVRRAIQTVSPRFSMQRQVIDYVQGYYLPIGERGAELAENSSARAREIAGWKGWVRQQWNYTTLTAQAQLPATTQPGQTVPVSAQVNPAGINLNELRVEAVLNRGGHLTRFPLKSQGDGRFSADVPLNESGLYSVGVRMLPVIEGLSNDLEAGLMKWA
- the mglA gene encoding GTPase MglA; the encoded protein is MSTINFAAREINCKIVYYGPGMSGKTTNLKHVFSKVPGHLRGEMVSLATEDERTLFFDFLPLDLGSVQGFKTRFHLYTVPGQVFYNASRKLILRGVDGIVFVADSAPNRLRANAESMRNLRENLQEHGIDVRDVPIVLQINKRDLPDALPTAMIRAVIDPKQELQLFEAMSDKGVGVFETLKTVSRLVLERLSQNK
- the mglB gene encoding GTPase-activating protein MglB, with the protein product MIEPSLALYGDAFERVDGHIQELLETTGVRYGLLVDRKGFVLSHKEALWAPRPPALDSVATLVASNAAATAALANMLGERTFSEQIHQGENGTLYVESVGTDSLLTLIFDASVPLGKVKVYAKKTITQIAAILEELKDIPPVQLGDDFSQGAASLLDDLLG